The window tggcccaattcagcatggctcttcttatgttcttataaagaattatattctattctattccattccattctattctaaatcttgttgtggttagctctgtcccagctcctgccccagggaatgtgcaggtggatgtgggggagacatccacatgtcgcaggcctgttttgctcccagtagaatctgccgacgaagtctcctctgaccaaggaagcatgagtgacagggaggaggggagtttggcagacaacccaggaggagatcaatcatctgtatcatccttggattctgaacaagaattaatgacacatccacgcatgcatagagtgatgcataggagacaacaactgaaggattattacaagagaaaatgaggccacctgaggttgggtggggctccagtgatTGGGTCTGCTGCTATGGAtggcagtgtgtgggtttggcagttcttcaggaattgtgtggtgctgttttctggactttgtttgttgatttttcacgcctttgaaaccaaagcagagcaacgtgtgtgtgtgtgtgtgtgtgtgtgtgtgtctcacttctttggaagaaggggtgtgaagtttcttcacagctgctagctaagtacttaatgactgcttaagggaaattgtagactaccggttgttttgggaggagtgctctttgcaatacaaaaagagtgctcagtttcttttgaattttgtgataaagaacattgttttgaattttcaaacgtgtgtgtctcaaatttgtacctttgaattttcgggaggctcctaccagagagcccggtagaacaaatctaattctATTCTCTTTCATTGATAGACATTTACCTCTGCAAGGAGTTGGATTAGGATCACCCCAGCCACAACTGATCTGTGCCCAGCCCAGCGCGTCTCTGAAactcatcacaacaacaacaacacaacaaaagAATGAGACTGTGTGGGTGGGGAGAACCAACTCTCCGCAGACGGttctatttaattttattctttcGATTTTTCCCACCTGGAGGAATTTCTACTCCCATCCCAGGCGGCGACGGCCCCGCGCGTCGAGAGAGAATGCCTGGGCACACTCCCTCCCGTCGGGTTAGGCGACAGCTTCTCCTCCCGGCGAGAGAGATCTCTATGGCGATCCCAGGTTGCCACGGGCGCTGCCCTCCGCATGcaaagcgggcgggcgggcgggcgaccgCCGGCTCTAACTGGCCGTTCCCAACAGACGCGGCCGGCTTGAAAGTAAGCAGAGCGCACGCCGaagggccgggcgggctggggcgGTAACGGCGTCGTCGGGCGCTCATTGGCCCGCGGCTTATATAGGCTGGGAAGGGAGGCCGGCGAGGGCTGCGTTTGAGTCCTTGCGCGTCTCCGTTGGGTTTGAGTCCTCTGCGCGGACTCGAAGGGATCCTAAAGGGACGCCTTTTCGCTACAGGTGGGGAAGAGTGGAGCGCGGTTGTTTGGGTAACTCGTTGTAAAGTCCTTGCGGGTGTGTGTGGGTTACTCCCGGCATCCCTTCTTTTGGGGCACAACAGCCGAGGGGGCGGTGGGGAAGGAAGCCCTCGGGGGTCGAACCGCTCCTCCTCCCACCCCGCCCGCCTTTTTGAGTTTGCCTGGCGTTGTAACTTTCAATAAATCGAGCCGTCCtgacctctcctcctccttctctctatcgccctctctctctttttctgccccccccccgcagtCCTGAATGTGATGCGGGCAGTAATGGGCTACGAAAGTGGggggaattattttatttttatttatttatttcaatacacAGCGTTTTtgtgggtgtatgtatgtatgtatgtatgtatgtatgtatgtatgtatgtatgtatatatatatatatatatatatatatatatatatatatacacatacatacatacatacatacatacacacacacacacacacacacacactaaaactctcacttctattctttcattgatatgttctattcctataactttttTTCTATACTTTcatagatacattttactatgtatctatatatacacatagtaaaatacatgatgaaggttatagaggagatactcatagtaaaatatatctaagaaataatagaagagaagatataggaataaaacatatcaatgaaagaatagaagaagagatataggattagaagaaagggataggagatataggagagcaataggacaggggacggaaggcactctagtgcacctgtactcgccccttactgacctcttaggaatctggataggtcaaccgtagataatctaagagtaaaatgttgggggtttggggatgacactatggagtctggtaatgagttccacgcttcgacaacctggttactgaagtcatattttttacagtcaagtttggagcggttaatcaaTGGGGTAGtacatttatgcactatttattgaatacttaatagtttttttattgtccttctctagtacctttaataataatccttaattacttttaagatAGGGAATAATTaagtagtatgtttttacccagcAACGCTTTAATCATTCTCTAGAATGGAACATTTctaagcaattaaagaaaaccgagctacttgcctaatcttgttatcatactgaaccttgagggttcagtataaaaccttaaaatgtcactGTGTTCCtcgacaaataatgctgtctatcatttgttctttttgcatgatctgtggttagttggggacaatccgaggttagttggggggaaagatcatagagcagcatgagaaaatattatttgactgaaagagtagtagatggttggaacaaacttccagcagaggtggttggttgaatccacagtaactaaatttagaatagaatagaatagaattttattgtccaagtgtgattagacacacaaggaatttgtcttggtgcagatgctctcagcttacataaaagaaaaagatacatttgtcaagaatcatgtggtacaacacaatgattgggGAGGAACACTGTTAACACTATCATTACTATCTTTCAAAAGCTTACTTGACTTGAGGACAATCATAGGATAGGGAAGCATGCTAATACAGTTCTAAtatttgaaaacctatttatttatttatttatttattatttggatttgtatgccgcccctctccgaaaactcggggcggctcacaacaagtgaaaagacaatccaatacattaatccaattaattaaaattataaatttaagaaaatatttataaattataagcCGAGAGAGCAATTagctgaatagaaacatagaaacagaagattgatagcagaaaaagacctcatggtccatctagtctgcccttatactatttcctgtattttatcttaggatggatatatgtttatcccaggcatgtttaaattcagttactgcggatttaccaaccacgtctgctggaagtttgttccaaggatctactactctttcagtaaaataaaattttctcatgttgcttctgatctttccccaaactaacctcagattgtgccccttgttcttgtgttcactttcctattaaaaacactttcttcctgaaccttatttaaccctttaacatatttaaatgtttcgatcatgtcccccccttttccttctgtcctccagactatacagattgagttcattaaatctttcctcataagttttatgcttaagaccttccactattcttgtagcccgtctttggacccattcaattttgttgtcaatatctttttgtaggtgaggtctccagaactaaacacagtacagtattccgaatgtggcctcaccagcgctctatatagcgggatcacaatctccctcttcctgcttgttatacctctaactatgcagccaagcattctacttgctttccctactgcctgactgcaccacccattttgagactgtcagaaatcactacccctaaatccttcccttctgaagtttttgctaacacagaactgccaatacaatactcagattgaggattccttttcccccaaaaTGTTTGTTGATGTGCAGTTCCTCATTGTGAAGATGATGGGAGTGCTGTGGAAACCCTACAAAAATGTCACATGCTCGAAGATTTTCACTGATATGTGCTAAGCCAAAGAGAGATTTGAAAACATaattgatgattttttttccttccagtatCAGCTGCTGATTTGCAGAAAATGTATCTTAGCAACAAGGATGATCAGATGGAACAAGCTGGACTCCGGGGTGCCCTGCCACTTCCCGTTGTACCGCATGACAGTCAGAATTCCCAGCACAGAGTTATTCTTGGAGAGCTAAGAGACAATGGACAGCGTCTAAGATCCTCTTCCCATGTAAGTTGGAAAGCATTTTGGATAACTCTTTAATAGCCATCTCTGCTTTGTCTAGAAAAAATATTCAGCATTTTCCGGTGAGTTAGCTTTGGAACTGAAAGAATGTGTTCATTTCCTATATCACAGTGATAAGTTCTATTATCTAAACTggttacagtcactcatgccctcatcacctcgaggtttgattactgcaacactctctacatggggctacctttgaaaagtattcggaaacttcagatcgtgcaaaatgcggccgcaagagcaatcatgggctttcctagatatgcccatgtctcatcaacactccgcagtttgcactggctgccgatcagcttccggtcacaattgaaagtgttggttatgacctataaagccctacatggcatcggaccagaatatcttcaggaccgccttctgcctcacgaatcccagcgaccgattatgtcccacagagttggccttctctgagtcccgtcgactaaacaatgccgtctggcgggacccaggggaagagccttctctgtggtggccccggccctctggaatcaattcccccctgagattaggactgcccccaccatccttgcctttcgaaagctcctgaaaacccacctatgtcgccaggcatggggaaattgatataccccttagctactatggggtttttatgtatggtctgttaggttgtgtgattgttttttataataagggttttaaattgttcttttaacattagatttgtatattgtgtattgttgctgtgagctgctctgagtcctcggagaggggcggcatacaaattaattaataataataataataattattattattattattattattattattactcttgaTCTTGGGCTGATGGAATTTGTGTAATGGGTCccattcaggggtgaaattcgaTGATTTCACCCCTGGTAGGGTAGGGATGATTTAAATATGTTTGCCGAGATGGTAAATAACACCCCTGGTTGGCTCACCTCATGCTTGCCCGCTCTCCCGTTCGCCACTCACCTCTTCTGACTAATACGCCCCAGTCTCCATCAATCTCTCCTCTcccgctctctttctctttttcccagaGAACAAATcctcacatgaccaccaagccaagcccacagaaccagaagtggaaatttttgaatttcacccctggtcccattacagtgttccctcgatttttgcgggttcaaactttgcgaaaagtctataccatggtttttcaaaaatattaattaaaaaatactttgtggggtttttctctataccacgttttttcccgcccgatgacgtcatatgtcttcGCCAAACTTtcttccgcctttaataattttttaaaaaaataaagtttaataattaaacatggtaagtaataatctaaatggttgctaagggaatgggaaattgtaatttaggggtttaaagtgttaagggaaggcttgtgatactgttcataaccaaaaatagcgtatttacttccgcatctctactttgcggaaattcaactttctcgcgcggtctcagaacgcatcccccgcgaacattgagggaacactgtatacccatgCAGCATGATCTACATCCAATGATGATACGAATTGTGGTCTATCAACATTTAGAAGACCAAGGCTGATCTGAATAatactgcttttattttttttatatacataaccaggggtgggctgctgcccagaccggggggtgaggggggaatgcagtgggtagcgaaaatggagctccaccccagagcacccaatttgcactgaaagatgttgaaagaaaacgcagggcatcctgcataagccacacccacagtgtggtggtaaaaatgttggtagcccttcactgtacagAACTACAGTCATTATCTGGAAGTTGATTTCATGGACTTCTTTTCTGTTTGGTTTAAAAAGTGTTCCTGCTTATCCAAGTAGTTTCTTCAGTGTATTCTTTTTCAGGGAATTTCCATGATGAGACCAGTATCTGgatcagaaaatattattccTATGACTGGCAAATATCTAATGCCAACCTCTGTGACATCCAAGAAAAGTATTACTGTTTACATAAATAAAGTGGAAGAGAGAAGCAAAAATGATTGTATAGCAGCAGAAGAAGTGGAATATAGTATGTGTGAAACTGAGACCTGTGCAATAAAACCTAACCTTCATCTATTGTTGAACTTGAGTACAGGTAACAaatcattaaatttaataatttaacttCTTGTGTTTTATGTCGCCTCTTATGATGGCAACATTTGAATGTTAAGGAGCACTTTTTGAATATTTTGCATGATCTAGTGTCGCCAATGTTGGTGGATAAGTCCCTGCAAAATGAAGATTGTGAGGGTGATGAACTGGACATAAGTATTGATGAATATGCAGAAGATATTCATAATTATTTAAGAGATGCAGAAGTAAGTAACAACATAAACAGACTTACTATAGTGGCTATTGTACACATATACTGCACGAGAAGAATCTTCCTTTTTGACTCTGTCTCTTAAACCTCACTTGGAGAATATTTCCTTATTGTGTAATATCCCTAGAAATGGCTTCTCGTTCTATCTGAACAGCTTTAAGATAGATGCTATTGATTTTGCATTCCATAACTTGCTAAGAATGGCTACTAAAAGAGGATAGTTCAGCTATTGTTTGCATAGCTCTATAAGCATTTGTGTACTGCTATCTCTCTGCGTATTTTAATTACTATGGCTACCTACTTGTGAATGACCCGGAGGGGGAGGGAGGTAGCAGTTTTGAGAGGCAGTTCTTTATTTTACCACTATGCATTCTttactctttttttcctctctctgtacTAAGGTAATGTGCATGTTACAATTTAGataacatatactgtatctgACAAAATAGATTCTAATTAATAGAAGACGGTATCTCTCTTATTTTTAAGACACCAAAATTCTCCTGTGGCTGTGCTACAGATGGTTTCACGTTGCTTTGGTTAGTTttggtttaattttaaaataactcACTTTGGTGTACACCTTCACCAAAATGATTATAATATTTTCTGAACCTATTTTGGGCACGAAAAAGTAAGAAAACCTACCTTTCTTAAAACGAAGTGGGGAAGAGTGTTGGGATAATCATAAATGCTTCCAAGAAGGCATCTTTCCCAAACCATTGTGTATCCTCCTGTTCTCTAATCATGATTGGCTCTGTTATCTGAAAGGAAACATTTACATATTTGCAGCTCTCCAAGAATATTGGTTGCTACTTCCAAAATTTCAACTTGATTGAGTTTCTGCCTCATTTTATCATTCAACTTATAAAACTTTTCAATATTTAGGGGAATCTGCAATTTCAAAGTTAGTGAAAGTTAGTTGTCCAGGCCGAAAATGGGCCTGGCCATTTTAACCAGCAAGGTGCTGCAGGAGGCGTCCGTCCCCACTACCTGGCCATCGCTGGAGGGGGGGCAGAGCCTACCTCCCAAgtcctcttgcccggcgggaggcgaagcattgtGTGGaggggtgtcaggctccatcaagcgggcaATGGCCGGGAGCCGCCGAAAATCCCTGATCCTAGTTCTTTCTTGTTTCGGCGGCTCCCAGCCAtcgcccgcttgatggagcctgacacctcccccacagtgcttcacctcccgccgggcaagagggcttgggaggtaGGCTCTGCTGGGCCGGCTTTTGAGGATCCTGGCAGGGAGCTTCAAGCGGGCGATGGCCGGGAGCCACTGAAATGAGaaagaactaggggcagggatttttggTGGCTCCCAGCCAtcacccgcttgaagctgcccgcCAGGATCCTCAAAATCTGGCCTGGGAGAACCTGCCTCTCGAGCCCTCTTGCCTGGCAGGGTGTCAGGTTCTATCAAGCGGGTGATGGCCGGGAGCCACCAAAAATCCCGGCCCCTAGTTTTCTCTCATTTCGGCAGCTCCTGGCCAtcgcccgcttgatggagcctgacacctcctGCCAATGCTTCAGGATCCCATTCAGCAGCTTCTAGCTGGCGGTGGGCGGGAGGAGGCATGGAGGgctctgagtcagagccctcctcgcctccccctcctgcccaaCGCCCACTGGAAGCTGCCGGAcaggatcctgaatagccggccagcagaacctgcctccccacccctctggcccGGTGTGAGGCAAAGCGCTGGGAGGTCAGGCTCTGGGTCTGGAgtcgcccctcctgcccccccaaccCGAGTTGGCAGCTTGAGcctcagagcccccccccccgcctccccctcccacccactacGGTGTTTGagcaaacgccgaacctgaacacggacttctgAAAAAGTCCAGGTTCGGGTTCAGTGTGCTGAACCCCACAAAGTTTGTCACgaacccgaactatgcaagtttggttcgcccaacactaatcataaCTAAACACTAGTCCGTCAAATCATTCTAGAAAGCACATTGGCAATCTGAATGTGTCTTCATGAGAGCATCTAAATTTCTAAAACGATGAAAGgcctagaaggaaaaaaaattaaggatTGATTGGAATAGCTTCCAAGAACGTTAGGTTTATCATGGACAAGATGAGATACAATTATTCAGAGTGGTTCCGGAAGACACAGCAAGAAATAAGGGACGTAAAGTACAAAGAAGTAGACATCAGGAAATAATGACATAATGGTAAGGACTGTTCACCAGTGGAATAGATTGGCCTGGGAAGTGACAATGTTAGTGGAGGTATTTAAACACTGGCTGGATGATCATCTGTTGGGTTTGCTATTATGGTAAATTTCTGCATTGGGCAGAGGACTGAACTACATACTATAGATTCTAAAGTTCTCTCCAAACTTTATGTTCTATGATTGGTAGTTATAATAAACTATGTTAGATATAGAGAGCCACAATTATACCTCTCCTTAAACCAACAATTTTGTTTTTTCATTCAATCCAAAAGTCCTTAAGATATGCCccaaactggaaaggggagatgGAGAAGTAAACTTCTATTTCTTGCCCAATTGCTCCATCTGCCAGCCTTCTTGGAACAACTTGGAACATTCATAGATAATTTTTcttatctcctgggaggaaatagggctggaaaaggcagggagaagcctctgtgggtcctctctaggaatctcctgggaggaaacagggcctctaccctccctgtggtttccccaattgcacacattatttgcttttacattgattcctatgggaaaaattgcttcttcttaaaaacttttctacttaaaaacctggtcaccgaacaaattaagttcgtaagtagaggtaccactgtagtcagcATTCACACATTATATTAGGTCACAGACTCTATACTGAATGCCACAATTGTTGACTTCTTGTGGCACATTAAACCAAAGCCAAGCCAAACGTGTTATGGCTTAGTGCAATATGTGTAGAAGATGTATTCCCTTTGCTTATTCTAAAGCCAAACCCTTTGTGTGTAGGTAAGATATAAGCCGAGACCATGCTACATGAGGAAGCAGCCTGATATAACCTCAGGGATGCGTGCCATCTTAGTTGACTGGCTGGTAGAAGTTGGTGAAGAATACAAGCTTCAGACAGAGACACTGTACCTTGCTGTGAACTACTTGGACAGATTTCTTTCTTGCATGTCGGTCCTCAGAGGAAAATTGCAACTTGTAGGAACAGCAGCAATGCTCCTGGCTGCGTAAGTATGTTTAAATAAAAGACAACCTGTGGAAGATGACTGTTCTTGGAGAGCTTATCAAGGTGATAGAATTGGCTGAAAAAAGTGCAGTGAAGAATTTGTAGGCTTCTAGTTTGGTTCCATATTTTCTCCCTACCTCCATTTTCAGATGTTATTGTTCTGCGCCAAGGTTTAAAACAATCAAGAGTTTTAGAGGAGTTTGCAAGTTTTGctctctccgaagattcagggcagctcacagaatagatagaaacataagcatgtagcacaaatctaataatttaaaatacagtagtacccctagatacgagcataattcgttccataagggagcttgtatcttgaGGCAACttgtattctggaacaaataactttttccccctccgagataaccaaaagcaaggatccttgcgccacctagtggacgttcggctcgtatcccgaatttgagctcggaactaggacagaaatgtctctctccacgtggctcgtatcttgaaatactcgcatgtagagcagctcgtatctagaggtactactgtacaactaaaaaccctaatataatatgcaatcatacagtccaatcacaccatacattacatttattggtcagaggggcaagatctaattgccccaagcctggcaaca of the Erythrolamprus reginae isolate rEryReg1 chromosome 4, rEryReg1.hap1, whole genome shotgun sequence genome contains:
- the CCNA1 gene encoding LOW QUALITY PROTEIN: cyclin-A1 (The sequence of the model RefSeq protein was modified relative to this genomic sequence to represent the inferred CDS: deleted 1 base in 1 codon) codes for the protein MYLSNKDDQMEQAGLRGALPLPVVPHDSQNSQHRVILGELRDNGQRLRSSSHGISMMRPVSGSENIIPMTGKYLMPTSVTSKKSITVYINKVEERSKNDCIAAEEVEYSMCETETCAIKPNLHLLLNLSTVSPMLVDKSLQNEDCEGDELDISIDEYAEDIHNYLRDAEVRYKPRPCYMRKQPDITSGMRAILVDWLVEVGEEYKLQTETLYLAVNYLDRFLSCMSVLRGKLQLVGTAAMLLAAKYEEIYAPEVEEFVYITDDTYSKKQLLRMEHLLLKVLAFDLTVPTVNQSSFNTYQRHSVSLKTENFARYIAELSLLEADPFLKYLPSQMAAAAYCLANYTVNRHFWPETLAAFTGYSLSEIVPCLSDLHKACLDAPHQQQQAIREKYKLTKYMQVSLLEPPTVLPLL